From a region of the Phaseolus vulgaris cultivar G19833 chromosome 6, P. vulgaris v2.0, whole genome shotgun sequence genome:
- the LOC137831347 gene encoding purine permease 21-like, producing the protein MEEAQEVQHSPETCFTIHMGDPQEVHLSKIESNGVKETHFLEDNSFHGPMNESTMSRKRMYYRWFRIAIHSALVLVCGSAALLLGRLYYEKGGKSKWMGTLVQLGGFPILLPYYFISAPKNLATNNSIHPNQPSASMLAFVYVSIGLLLALGCYLYSVGLWYLPVSTYSLICSSQLAFNAFFSYFLNSLKFTPYIVNSLVLLTISSTLLVFQNESSDDSQSSQISKKKYVIGFICTVAASAGYGLWLSLTQLVFKKVIKKETFKVVMDMMIYTFLVGTCAIIVGLFASGEWKGLKNEMNEYETGKASYVLNLTFTAILWQLFTIGCLGLIREVSSLFCNAITVLRVPLVPMLAVIIFHDKMHGIKVISMMLAIWGIISYLYQQYIDDTKSKTINTSHDPKASASVDGVHK; encoded by the exons ATGGAAGAAGCTCAAGAAGTGCAACACTCCCCTGAAACTTGTTTCACCATCCACATGGGAGACCCTCAAGAAGTGCATCTTAGCAAAATTG AAT CTAATGGAGTCAAAGAAACACATTTCTTGGAGGACAATAGTTTTCATGGTCCAATGAATGAGTCAACAATGAGTAGGAAAAGAATGTATTACCGTTGGTTCAGAATAGCCATCCATTCTGCACTTGTGTTGGTGTGTGGATCAGCTGCATTACTCCTTGGAAGATTGTACTATGAAAAGGGTGGAAAGAGTAAGTGGATGGGAACACTTGTTCAACTTGGTGGTTTCCCTATTCTGCTTCCTTATTACTTCATCTCAGCACCCAAAAATTTGGCAACAAACAATAGCATTCATCCAAATCAGCCATCTGCTTCAATGCTAGCATTTGTCTATGTCTCAATTGGCCTACTTCTGGCATTAGGTTGTTATTTATATTCAGTTGGGCTATGGTACCTTCCTGTCTCAACCTACTCACTCATTTGCTCATCCCAGTTggcttttaatgctttcttcTCATACTTCCTCAATTCACTCAAGTTCACACCTTACATAGTAAACTCTTTAGTCCTTCTTACCATTTCCTCCACCCTTCTTGTATTTCAAAACGAGTCATCAGATGATTCACAGTCCTCACAAATATCCAAGAAAAAGTATGTGATTGGATTCATATGCACAGTTGCTGCATCAGCAGGGTATGGACTATGGCTTTCCCTCACACAGCTTGTGTTCAAGAAGGTTATAAAAAAGGAAACATTCAAAGTGGTCATGGATATGATGATATACACGTTCCTTGTAGGTACTTGTGCTATTATAGTGGGACTTTTTGCCAGTGGAGAGTGGAAAGGTTTGAAGAATGAAATGAATGAGTATGAGACGGGGAAGGCTTCATATGTGTTGAACCTCACTTTCACAGCCATACTTTGGCAACTCTTTACAATTGGTTGTTTGGGGCTTATTAGGGAGGTTTCTTCCCTCTTCTGTAATGCCATAACCGTTTTGAGAGTGCCTCTTGTTCCAATGTTGGCAGTGATAATCTTTCATGACAAAATGCATGGTATTAAGGTTATCTCTATGATGCTAGCCATTTGGGGCATTATATCATATCTGTATCAACAGTACATTGATGATACCAAGTCCAAAACCATAAACACCAGTCATGATCCAAAAGCTTCTGCATCAGTGGATGGAGTTCATAAATGA
- the LOC137831345 gene encoding purine permease 21-like, whose protein sequence is MYDSIAFSNRLPPNSISISNSLLSRLILSFHMGDTQEVQHPHQTSFTIHMEESQELQLSKIEGNNGVQETNSLEGNSFGGPMNESRRKMYYRWFRIAIYSALVLVCGSAAVLLGRLYYEKGGKSKWMGTLTQLGGFPILLPYYFISAPKNLATNNSIHPNQPSVSMLAFVYVSIGLLVALDCYLYSVGLLYLPVSTYSLVCSSQLAFNAFFSYFLNSLKFTPYIVNSLVLLTISSTLLVFQNESSDDSESSQISKKKYVIGFICTVAASAGYGLWLSLTQLVFKKVIKKETFKVVMDMIVYTSFVATCVTVVGLFASGEWKSLKNEMNEYEMGKVTYVLNLTFTTILWQLFTIGCLGLISEVSSLFSNAISVLGVPIVPMLAVIIFHDKMHGIKAISMVLAIWGIMSYVYQQYIDDTKSENRITSHVSKDSVPLEEVHR, encoded by the exons ATGTATGATTCAATTGCATTTTCTAACCGCCTTCCTCCTAACTCTATCTCCATCTCCAATTCCCTCCTCTCAAGGCTTATTTTAAGCTTCCACATGGGAGATACTCAAGAAGTGCAACACCCCCATCAAACTAGTTTCACCATCCACATGGAAGAATCTCAAGAACTGCAACTTAGCAAAATTG AAGGTAATAATGGAGTGCAAGAAACAAATTCCTTGGAGGGCAATAGTTTTGGTGGTCCAATGAATGAGAGTAGGAGAAAAATGTATTACCGTTGGTTCAGAATAGCCATCTATTCTGCACTTGTGTTGGTGTGTGGATCAGCTGCAGTACTCCTTGGAAGATTGTACTATGAAAAGGGTGGAAAGAGTAAGTGGATGGGAACACTTACTCAACTTGGTGGTTTCCCTATTTTGCTTCCATATTACTTCATCTCAGCACCCAAAAATTTGGCAACAAACAATAGTATTCATCCAAATCAGCCATCAGTTTCAATGCTAGCATTTGTCTATGTCTCAATTGGCCTACTTGTGGCATTAGATTGCTATTTATATTCAGTTGGGCTATTGTACCTTCCTGTCTCTACCTATTCACTCGTTTGCTCATCCCAGTTggcttttaatgctttcttcTCATACTTCCTCAATTCACTCAAGTTCACACCTTACATAGTAAACTCTCTAGTCCTTCTTACCATTTCCTCTACCCTTCTTGTATTTCAAAACGAGTCATCCGATGATTCAGAGTCCTCACAAATATCCAAGAAAAAGTATGTGATTGGATTCATATGCACAGTTGCTGCATCAGCAGGTTATGGACTGTGGCTTTCCCTCACACAACTGGTGTTCAAGAAGGTTATAAAAAAGGAAACATTCAAAGTGGTCATGGATATGATAGTATACACGTCTTTTGTAGCTACCTGTGTGACTGTAGTGGGACTTTTTGCTAGTGGAGAGTGGAAAAGTTTGAAGAATGAAATGAATGAGTATGAGATGGGGAAGGTTACATATGTGTTGAACCTCACTTTCACAACCATACTTTGGCAACTCTTCACAATTGGTTGTTTGGGACTCATTAGTGAGGTTTCTTCCCTCTTTTCAAATGCCATAAGCGTTTTGGGAGTGCCTATTGTTCCAATGTTGGCAGTGATAATCTTTCATGACAAAATGCATGGTATTAAGGCTATCTCTATGGTGCTAGCTATTTGGGGCATCATGTCATATGTGTATCAACAGTACATTGATGATACAAAGTCCGAAAACAGAATCACTAGTCATGTTTCAAAAGATTCTGTACCTCTAGAAGAGGTTCATAGATGA